A window of the Janthinobacterium agaricidamnosum NBRC 102515 = DSM 9628 genome harbors these coding sequences:
- a CDS encoding alpha/beta fold hydrolase has translation MSDHLLLRRRFLLSAATGAAGLTLGGMASALAAPAPAGRKSSASQVMPVRQVQTELLDIGYHEVGPEEGRPVILLHGFPYDMHSYVDVAPMLAAQGYRVVVPHLRGHGSTRFLDKDTPRSGQQAALGADVIALMDALHIPEAVLAGYDWGGRAACVAAALRPTRCVGLVSVNSYLIQDIARAAAPAPTHVEWGLWYQYYFQTERGRAGLEAHRRDLARILWKNNSPSWHFDDATFERAAQAFDNPDYVDIVIHSYRHRLGLAPGYPDYEAAEKKLALLPAISVPSITLDGIDDGVIAATDGSASAARFSGPRSHRKIPGAGHNLPQEAPQAFADAVAELVRNGKWRT, from the coding sequence ATGTCAGACCATCTGTTATTGCGCCGCCGTTTCCTGCTGTCCGCCGCCACTGGCGCGGCCGGCCTGACGCTGGGCGGCATGGCTTCCGCGCTCGCCGCACCCGCCCCGGCCGGCCGGAAAAGCAGCGCCAGCCAGGTAATGCCCGTACGCCAGGTGCAGACCGAACTGCTCGATATCGGCTACCACGAAGTGGGGCCGGAAGAGGGCCGCCCGGTGATTCTGCTGCACGGTTTTCCGTACGATATGCACAGCTATGTCGACGTCGCGCCGATGCTGGCGGCGCAGGGCTACCGGGTCGTCGTGCCGCACTTGCGCGGCCACGGCAGCACCCGTTTCCTCGACAAGGACACGCCCCGTTCGGGCCAGCAGGCGGCCCTCGGCGCCGACGTGATCGCGCTGATGGATGCGCTGCACATTCCGGAAGCGGTGCTGGCCGGCTACGACTGGGGCGGCCGCGCGGCCTGCGTCGCGGCGGCGTTGCGGCCGACCCGCTGCGTCGGCCTGGTGTCGGTCAACAGCTACCTGATCCAGGACATCGCCAGGGCCGCCGCGCCGGCGCCGACGCACGTCGAGTGGGGCCTGTGGTACCAGTATTATTTCCAGACCGAGCGCGGCCGGGCCGGGCTGGAAGCGCACCGCCGCGACCTGGCGCGTATCCTGTGGAAAAACAATTCGCCCAGCTGGCATTTCGACGACGCCACCTTCGAGCGCGCCGCCCAGGCCTTCGACAACCCCGATTATGTCGACATCGTGATCCATTCCTACCGCCACCGGCTCGGCCTGGCGCCCGGTTATCCGGACTATGAAGCGGCCGAGAAAAAGCTCGCGCTGCTGCCGGCCATCAGCGTGCCGTCGATTACCCTCGACGGCATCGACGACGGCGTCATCGCGGCCACCGACGGCAGCGCATCGGCGGCCCGTTTCAGCGGTCCGCGCAGCCATCGTAAAATTCCGGGCGCCGGCCACAACCTGCCGCAGGAAGCGCCGCAGGCGTTCGCCGATGCAGTCGCCGAACTGGTACGCAACGGCAAATGGCGCACCTGA
- a CDS encoding DNA-binding domain-containing protein: MTLAQLQRDFQSFLVSASADAAQRLSVNSGSCPDCGASPGLAVYQNNYRAQLVGCLEASFPQVRGWIGADAFLAAAIEHIDTHPPHSWTLDAYAVDFHRTLNAHFPDNPDVHELAWIEQALAEAFVAPDAAPLALDALAAVDWDSVRLRLAPSLASHAATTNAEQIWSALWQQEAVPESAMLEQPGGLLVWRRGYQSCLKQVDLLEYQALLQLRQDGSFAALCDWLVERLGDEAGIARAGALLAGWLAGELITGIA; encoded by the coding sequence ATGACACTGGCCCAATTGCAGCGCGATTTCCAGTCCTTCCTGGTCAGCGCATCGGCCGACGCGGCGCAGCGCCTCAGCGTCAACTCGGGTTCCTGCCCGGATTGCGGCGCGTCGCCGGGACTGGCGGTGTACCAGAATAATTACCGCGCCCAGCTGGTCGGCTGCCTGGAAGCGTCGTTCCCGCAGGTGCGCGGCTGGATCGGCGCGGACGCCTTCCTGGCCGCGGCGATCGAGCATATCGACACGCACCCGCCGCATTCGTGGACGCTGGACGCCTACGCGGTCGACTTTCACCGGACCCTGAACGCGCACTTCCCGGACAATCCGGACGTGCATGAACTGGCCTGGATCGAACAGGCGCTGGCCGAGGCCTTCGTCGCGCCCGACGCCGCGCCGCTGGCGCTCGATGCGCTGGCCGCGGTCGACTGGGATAGCGTCCGGCTGCGGCTGGCGCCGTCGCTGGCCAGCCATGCCGCGACCACCAACGCGGAACAGATCTGGTCGGCGCTGTGGCAGCAGGAAGCGGTGCCGGAAAGCGCCATGCTGGAACAGCCGGGCGGCTTGCTGGTGTGGCGCCGCGGCTATCAGTCGTGCCTGAAACAGGTCGATCTGCTGGAATACCAGGCGCTGCTGCAATTGCGGCAAGACGGCAGCTTCGCCGCGCTGTGCGACTGGCTGGTCGAACGCCTCGGCGACGAAGCGGGCATCGCCAGGGCTGGCGCGCTGCTGGCCGGCTGGCTGGCCGGCGAACTGATCACCGGCATCGCATAA
- a CDS encoding DUF692 domain-containing protein codes for MSASIPPFSGYGLGLRKEHYRDFLETSVPVDFVEVISENFMVEGGQPRHILRQIRERHPVALHGVSMSIGSADGLDRNYLRRLKALADEVEPLFVSDHLSWSRFGGFNSHDLLPVSYTKEALDIVCANIALAQDTLGRAMLFENPSSYLAFDGASMSEWEFLAQMSKRTGCYLLLDVNNVFVSASNHGFDAAAFLDGIPAERVRQIHLAGHSKGPDLLIDTHDSPVCGDVWSLYARAISLLGPVATMIERDADIPPLPDLMAELSVARTLGTLDARARMEETV; via the coding sequence ATGTCCGCATCCATCCCCCCATTTTCAGGCTACGGCCTTGGCCTGCGCAAAGAGCATTACCGCGACTTCCTGGAGACTTCGGTGCCAGTCGATTTTGTCGAAGTCATCTCCGAGAATTTCATGGTCGAAGGCGGCCAGCCGCGCCATATCCTGCGCCAGATCCGCGAGCGCCATCCGGTCGCGCTGCATGGCGTGTCGATGTCGATCGGCTCGGCGGATGGATTGGACCGCAACTATCTGCGGCGCCTGAAAGCGCTGGCCGACGAGGTCGAACCGCTGTTCGTTTCGGACCACCTGAGCTGGTCGCGTTTCGGCGGCTTCAACTCGCACGACCTGCTGCCGGTGTCGTATACCAAGGAAGCGCTGGATATCGTCTGCGCCAATATCGCGCTGGCGCAAGACACCCTGGGCCGGGCGATGCTGTTTGAAAATCCATCGAGCTACCTGGCCTTCGACGGCGCGTCGATGAGCGAGTGGGAATTCCTGGCGCAGATGTCGAAGCGCACCGGCTGCTACCTGCTGCTGGACGTGAACAATGTGTTCGTCAGCGCCAGCAACCACGGTTTCGACGCCGCTGCCTTCCTCGACGGCATCCCGGCGGAGCGGGTGCGCCAGATCCACCTGGCCGGCCACAGCAAAGGCCCGGACTTGCTGATCGATACCCATGACAGCCCGGTGTGCGGCGATGTCTGGTCACTGTACGCCCGGGCGATTTCGCTGCTCGGCCCGGTCGCCACGATGATCGAACGCGACGCCGACATTCCGCCGCTGCCCGATCTGATGGCCGAGCTGTCGGTGGCGCGCACGCTGGGCACGCTGGATGCGCGCGCGCGGATGGAGGAAACGGTATGA
- a CDS encoding alpha/beta hydrolase, with amino-acid sequence MKKVLPLLAIAVAAAFSAPSFGAEAADAATSGAAKSIVIVPGAFVDGSGWRVVHDILFHKGYKVTVVQPSHNSLDDDVAATREILDQQVGPVVLVGHSFGGSVITVAGERGKVKALVYVAGLMPDVGESASQLLASMPLASNDVHPTRDGHLFVDKTRFGVDFAGDLSTNRSDFMAVSQVSITTAALGTQNWVAAWRNKPSYAILPTEDRALSPDLQRWMFKRAGAKVTEIKGSHVIYISQPEAVAKVIEEAALSVK; translated from the coding sequence ATGAAAAAAGTACTGCCTTTGCTGGCCATCGCCGTCGCTGCGGCGTTCAGCGCACCATCGTTCGGCGCCGAGGCGGCTGACGCCGCCACTTCCGGCGCCGCCAAGAGCATCGTCATCGTGCCCGGCGCCTTCGTCGACGGCTCCGGCTGGCGCGTGGTGCACGACATCCTGTTCCACAAGGGCTACAAGGTCACCGTGGTGCAGCCATCGCACAACTCGCTCGACGACGACGTCGCCGCGACCCGCGAAATCCTCGACCAGCAAGTCGGTCCGGTGGTATTGGTCGGCCACAGCTTCGGCGGCTCGGTGATCACCGTGGCCGGCGAGCGCGGCAAAGTGAAGGCGCTGGTGTATGTCGCCGGCCTGATGCCGGACGTCGGCGAAAGCGCGTCGCAATTGCTGGCGTCGATGCCGCTGGCAAGCAACGACGTGCATCCGACCCGCGACGGCCACCTGTTCGTCGACAAGACCAGGTTCGGCGTCGATTTCGCCGGCGACCTGAGCACCAACCGCAGCGACTTCATGGCGGTGTCGCAAGTGTCGATCACCACTGCGGCGCTGGGCACCCAGAACTGGGTCGCCGCCTGGCGCAACAAGCCGAGCTACGCCATCCTGCCGACCGAAGACCGGGCGCTGAGCCCCGACCTGCAGCGCTGGATGTTCAAGCGCGCCGGCGCCAAGGTCACTGAAATCAAGGGCAGCCATGTGATCTACATTTCTCAGCCGGAAGCGGTCGCGAAAGTGATCGAGGAAGCCGCCTTGAGCGTCAAGTAA
- a CDS encoding DUF2282 domain-containing protein, producing MKTKYAAVAATLALSLATLATGAHAADAAKPMEKCFGVSLAGHNDCAAGAGTSCAGTAKADYQGDAWTLVEKGTCTKIKTPKGYGTLKATS from the coding sequence ATGAAAACCAAATACGCGGCCGTAGCGGCCACCCTGGCACTCTCGCTGGCGACGCTGGCCACCGGCGCACACGCCGCCGATGCGGCCAAGCCGATGGAAAAATGCTTCGGCGTATCGCTGGCCGGCCACAACGATTGCGCCGCCGGCGCGGGCACTTCCTGTGCCGGCACCGCCAAGGCCGATTACCAGGGCGACGCCTGGACCCTGGTTGAAAAAGGCACGTGCACCAAGATCAAAACGCCGAAGGGTTATGGCACCTTGAAAGCCACCTCGTGA
- a CDS encoding DoxX family protein — MKPPYDQLIFPAAQNAQDRQPAGGWNPGALLNRLIPASLQLLVARAGIAAVFFLSGRTKVEGFMTIKPSTYELFRSEYMLPLLPPGLAAQLATCSEHLFPVLLVLGLFTRSAAAALLGMTVVIEIFVYPDAWPTHLTWAGLLLPLVAHGGGKWSLDQLWRRKAA; from the coding sequence ATGAAACCACCCTACGACCAACTGATCTTTCCAGCGGCGCAAAACGCGCAAGACCGCCAGCCGGCCGGCGGCTGGAATCCGGGCGCATTGCTGAACCGCCTGATACCGGCATCGCTGCAACTGCTGGTGGCGCGGGCCGGCATCGCCGCCGTGTTCTTCCTGTCGGGACGCACCAAGGTCGAAGGCTTCATGACCATCAAGCCATCGACCTACGAACTGTTCCGCTCGGAATACATGCTGCCGCTGCTGCCGCCGGGATTGGCCGCGCAACTGGCGACCTGTTCGGAACACCTGTTCCCGGTCTTGCTGGTGCTGGGACTGTTTACCCGCTCGGCCGCCGCCGCGCTGCTCGGCATGACCGTGGTGATCGAGATCTTCGTCTATCCCGACGCCTGGCCGACGCACCTGACCTGGGCCGGCTTGCTGCTGCCGCTGGTCGCCCACGGCGGCGGCAAGTGGTCGCTGGACCAGCTGTGGCGCCGCAAGGCCGCGTAA
- a CDS encoding sensor histidine kinase codes for MSRRSWSLWPRSLFARLTLILFAGLVLAHALSFSLVAYERSQATTKLMLGYLERDIVSSVALLERLPAAERGDWLARLERMNYQFILGPGVSGPETDDQHGSLVAQAIANAVGTRYPVHANLLPGFGNRLQVHLQLSDGSPLTIDLRLNSMPLAPWVPLLLLVQLALIAACTWLGVRLATRPLAQLAKAADTLGPDLNPARLPEDGPTEVAHAASAFNAMQDRIATYMHERMQILAAISHDLQTPITRMRLRADTMEQGPHSESLQRDLAEMQALVREGLTYARTLHAAAEVPLRIDPDALLESLAFDYLDAGQDVALQGRIGRALTGRPQALRRIMTNLIDNALKYAGAAEVTLQAGPGGQVTISVLDRGAGIPQDQLEAVFQPFYRLEASRNRESGGTGLGLAIARQLALAMNATLALHNRPGGGLEARLTLAPDS; via the coding sequence ATGAGCCGCCGGTCCTGGAGTTTATGGCCGCGCTCGCTGTTTGCGCGGCTGACGCTGATTCTGTTCGCCGGCCTGGTGCTGGCCCACGCGCTGTCGTTCAGCCTGGTGGCCTATGAGCGTTCGCAAGCGACCACCAAGCTGATGCTGGGCTACCTGGAGCGCGACATCGTCAGCTCGGTGGCCTTGCTGGAACGCTTGCCGGCCGCCGAGCGCGGCGACTGGCTGGCGCGCCTGGAACGCATGAATTACCAGTTCATCCTGGGGCCGGGCGTCAGCGGTCCGGAAACCGACGATCAACACGGCAGCCTGGTCGCGCAGGCCATCGCCAACGCCGTCGGCACCCGCTATCCGGTGCACGCCAACCTGCTGCCGGGTTTCGGCAACCGCCTGCAAGTGCACCTGCAATTGAGCGACGGCAGCCCGCTGACCATCGACCTGCGCCTGAACAGCATGCCGCTGGCGCCGTGGGTGCCGCTGCTGCTGCTGGTGCAGCTGGCGCTGATCGCCGCCTGTACCTGGCTCGGCGTGCGGCTGGCCACCCGTCCGCTGGCGCAACTGGCCAAGGCGGCCGACACGCTGGGGCCGGACCTGAACCCGGCGCGCCTGCCGGAAGACGGCCCGACCGAAGTGGCCCATGCGGCGAGCGCCTTCAACGCCATGCAGGACCGGATCGCCACCTACATGCATGAGCGGATGCAAATCCTGGCGGCCATTTCGCACGACTTGCAAACCCCGATCACCCGCATGCGGCTGCGCGCCGACACCATGGAGCAGGGTCCGCACAGCGAATCGCTGCAGCGCGACCTGGCGGAGATGCAGGCGCTGGTGCGCGAGGGGCTGACCTATGCCCGCACCTTGCACGCGGCGGCCGAGGTGCCGCTGCGGATCGACCCGGATGCGCTGCTCGAAAGCCTGGCCTTCGACTATCTCGACGCCGGCCAGGACGTGGCGCTGCAAGGCCGCATAGGCAGGGCGCTGACGGGACGGCCGCAGGCGCTGCGGCGCATCATGACCAACCTGATCGACAACGCGCTGAAGTATGCCGGCGCGGCCGAAGTGACGCTGCAAGCCGGCCCCGGCGGGCAGGTGACGATCTCGGTGCTCGATCGCGGCGCCGGCATCCCGCAAGACCAGCTGGAAGCGGTGTTCCAGCCGTTCTACCGGCTGGAAGCGTCGCGCAACCGCGAAAGCGGCGGCACCGGCCTCGGACTGGCCATCGCGCGCCAGCTGGCGCTGGCGATGAACGCCACGCTGGCGCTGCACAACCGCCCCGGCGGCGGCCTCGAAGCGCGCCTGACACTGGCCCCGGACAGCTAA
- a CDS encoding response regulator yields the protein METNDHVLIVDDDREIRTLVAAYLEKNGMLASVAASGRQMRAILEQGPVDLIILDRMLPGEDGLTLCRDLRAGKWRNVPVLMLTALGEETDRIVGLEMGADDYLAKPFAVRELLARIRSVLRRARMLPPNLQQTEAVQLLGFGDWQLDTTARHLLDANGTMVALSGAEYRLLRVLLDHPQRVLTRDQLLNLTQGRDADQYDRSIDLLISRLRQRLRDDAREPRYIKTLRSEGYIFSAKVEIRETFR from the coding sequence ATGGAAACCAATGACCATGTGCTGATCGTCGACGACGACCGCGAAATCCGCACCCTGGTGGCGGCCTATCTGGAAAAGAACGGCATGCTGGCCTCGGTGGCCGCCAGCGGGCGCCAGATGCGCGCTATCCTGGAACAGGGTCCGGTCGACCTGATCATCCTGGACCGCATGCTGCCCGGCGAAGACGGCCTGACGCTGTGCCGCGACCTGCGCGCCGGCAAATGGCGCAACGTGCCGGTATTGATGCTGACCGCGCTGGGCGAGGAAACCGACCGCATCGTCGGCCTCGAAATGGGCGCCGACGATTACCTGGCCAAGCCGTTCGCGGTGCGCGAACTGCTGGCGCGGATCCGCTCGGTACTGCGCCGCGCGCGCATGCTGCCGCCCAATTTGCAGCAGACCGAGGCGGTGCAACTGCTCGGCTTCGGCGACTGGCAGCTCGATACCACCGCGCGCCACCTGCTCGACGCCAACGGCACCATGGTGGCCTTGAGCGGCGCCGAATACCGCCTGCTGCGGGTCTTGCTCGACCATCCGCAGCGGGTGCTGACGCGCGACCAGCTGCTAAACCTGACCCAGGGCCGCGACGCCGACCAGTACGACCGCTCGATCGACCTGCTGATCAGCCGGCTGCGCCAGCGCCTGCGCGACGATGCGCGCGAACCGCGCTATATCAAGACGCTGCGCAGCGAAGGGTATATTTTCTCGGCCAAGGTCGAAATCCGCGAGACATTCCGATGA